A stretch of DNA from Vulpes lagopus strain Blue_001 chromosome 12, ASM1834538v1, whole genome shotgun sequence:
AAGGGAAGGGCTGCAAGCTGTGCTCAACTCTCCAGCCACACTCCGGGTTTCAGCCCACGTGCATGCACTTCATTAAGGCAAGAGAAACAGTCAAAAAGCTGACTCCTTCctcttcaaaataaacaaacaaacaagcaagcaaacaaacaaaaggactAACTAAATGAGATAAGCTCATTACAAAGCCTGAGGCTGTTTTGCCCTCAGTACAGAAACGTTGCGTGTAGTTtctcttatttacattttattttttattgtctcaGAGACTTAATTCACTCTAGGCAAAATCAAAATAGAACTATGGCTTGCTTTCTTTTAGCCTCTTTATTTGGAGGACCCTTACGTAATTTAAATATActgtgtgaaaaaataaataaataaataaataaataaataaactgtgtgaTTGGTATTTCAGATCCAAAACTAAGtttttcagaaacaaattctAATGCTGAGTTCCTAGTGATATTTACCTTTCTCACCTCTGTGCCCCTTCCTCAGTCGGCTTAAACTCCTAGCTCTTTCTCCACCCCCACATTTCCCAAACAAAGCCCAGAAAGTGAAAtcgttggtttttgttttttttttttaaagattttatttttaaatgatctctacacccaagatggggctcgaactcacaacctcgacatcaagagtcacaggcttttcctactgagccagccaggcgccccccaaaGGTCACTTCCTTATCCAGAAGATGGAAGCTCAAGAGCATATAaacaaatcttgtttttaaatggCTGGGGTTTGAGAGCCAATGAGAGCAAAGTTTTTGGTCAGAAAACCAGGAAGAGACTGGCCTGTGGGGATGGTAGTGATCAAGAGGAGGTAGAAAGCGGGTAGCTTTTATTTCTATAACAGGCTGAaaaagtgtggggggggggggaagagatgcttgaaagtttaaaaaaaataaacaattttgagACTCGAGCAGCTGCAAActctctgttttctattttgatCATTCTGTTTCTCGAGATGACCACATCTTTCAGAGGAAATGAGTCAAAGCCACTCTGTCTTGCTTTTCCAGCTGAGCATGTTCAGTTTCAATGAAGTAATGAATGAACTTGGCCGCACCACCCCCAAGCCTACAACAGCAAACACAGGGCGCTCGGCCAATCAGCAGACACTCAAGGTTTTCAAGTTGAGTTCAAACGGGCGCACGGCGGACCAATCAgcgcgcgcggccccgccccaAACTCCCGGGCCTGGCCAATCACGAGCCCGGGCGAGCCAAAACACAGCGGCCGGCCAATGCGGGGCCGCCCCACGGCGCCGGCCTCCGCCAATGGGCGCGGCCGGGCGAAAAGAGAAACAGTGCGGGCCGCAGGCCGCAGGATTCGAATCGAACGTCCGCACCGGAGCCGGGCGCAGGCCGAGCGGCGCGGGCCaatcagcggcggcggctcgcggcCCCCGAACGTTGGGAcaccggccccgccccgcgccgttGTTTGTGGTGTCGGCGGCCGCGGGAGCCCGACCGGGACACtcgccgggcgggcgggcggcggcggggctccggggctccgggggcgGCGAGCGCGAGCCGAGGGCGGCCGGTCTCCCGCGGCCGCCGAGCCGGGATCGCGCGGCGGCCGGAGCCATGTCGGTGAACATGGACGAGCTGCGGCACCAGGTCATGATCAACCAGTTCGTGCTGGCCGCGGGCTGCGCGGCCGACCAGGCGAAGCAGCTGCTGCAGGCGGCCCACTGGCAGTTCGAGGTGCGCGCTGGccgggcccgggggcgcgggggcgcgggggcgcgggggcgggcgggggcgcggggcttctatctctgcctcccGGCGGGGCGATCGCGGAGGGCCCTGCGGGCGGGACCCCCCAGCACGCACCCCAACGCCGCGCGGCCGGGGGGGAcctcgggggggggggagggggggagggaggcagggagggggccgcccggcccggccccgttaaccgccgccccgccgccgtgTGTGTCCGCAGACCGCCCTGAGCACGTTTTTCCAAGAAACCAACATTCCCAacggccaccaccaccaccagatgGTAagtggggccggggccgggggcgctgTCAGCCGCCGGCGGTGACAGCCATGTTGCCGGGGAGCGCCGCGCCGCGATGTAAACAAAGAGCCAAAATGTCTTCCAGGAAAGAGCGGCCCCGGGGCCGCCGGCTCGCCGGGCTGGGTGGCCCTGCCTCCCGGGCGGCCGGACCCGCgacctggggcggggcgggggggccggcggcccggagtggggagggggctcgGACGCGACCCGTCGCCTGGGGCAACTGGGAAGCCCAGGGACCGGCCCGGGGTGTCCGTTTGCGGGGAGCCCCCTcttgcccccccgccccccgcagcgcTGCAGGGAACAGGAAAGGGCCAAATCCACCCTGGCTCCGGGCGCGGGGCTCTACCCAGAGAGGTACGTTCACTCTTTCCTGTTGTTGGGAAAGGGACGTGCCCCGAGCGCGGAGGACGGTCGGACGGTGACAAGATCAGGACGGGAATTTGCATGTGACCTCAGGAGGTGAAGACCCTGTGGAGTACGGGGGAAACCGAGCGCCTCTCCGCGGCCCCCCTCGGCCCGAGCCTTTGCCCTCCCGTTCAGTGGGGTGTCCTGCCTTCCAGGGGCACGGGACGTCGCTTTGCTTCGGAGGCTTGaatgccttcccctcccctccccacccccctagTTACCTATTAGccctgctgggggaggagggactgGCCTGGGCCATAGGGATTGTAAGACGTTATTCGCCAGGAGATCTGTTGTGGCTTTTGGAGTGCATTTTTGGCATTTTTAACACTTGATGTCCTTGCTCATGCCTCCCTTCCCAGAGCTGCTGCCCTTCCTGGAGGAGCTGCAAATGGTCGCTCTGCTCTGTCTTGTCCTTGGTGCCCTGTTTTCACCTAGTTGCAAAGGACAGGTGGAAGGGTCTGTCTTGACCTTTTAACCGGCTCTTTGCTCCCAGTGGCTCATGCTGTGTacaaatcaaaagacaaaaacgCATTGGAATATGATGGGAGAAttctgggggctccggggccgtGGCGGCTAAGGCCAGGTTCCTTGAAAACCAACAGGGGTCATCTCTAGGAGACCCTCCTCTGCAGCTGACCGTGGGAAAGCTCTGGCTCCCACCTTGCCCTAGAGCCtgggagcacccccccccccccctcaaaaggGCCTTGAGGTTTAGTCCACCAATTTCTGGCCATTTGAAAAAGCCCAGGGGCTTCCAGCTCAGCCATTCTGTGATGCCATGAACAGGGAGGCTGACTCGGGGGAGCTGGGATGACTGGCCCCTTTAGACCTTGTTCCTTCTCTGCAAATCCCAGGGGAGTATACTCAGAGtgtctctcaatctctccctctctctctccccctcccccacattttttttaacttttgaaatttaagtcatctctattccccacatggggctggaactcaggaccccaagatgaagagtcaaGAGTCGcttgctgagccagccaggcacccagggaTTATAATCTCTTAAAACTTCCCTCAAGGCAGGTTTTGTAACAGGCATTACAATCGGTGTATCCATCAATACACCGCATATTGAGTACGTAATCAGCACAGAGGAGAATGCCCGTTCCTGCCCTAAAGGAATctgtaatttttttgagagagaatcaatcaaaggaaaaagttaaaagcaGGAACAGTAATGGCATAATAGCAATCCCAGAAGTGGCCCAGGGCACGAGTAACTGAGAAATGGTTGTCCCATAAACTCCTGGACATTCACAGTGGGAGGCATCCCAGCGAGGGGTGCTCCGGTTTTAATTGGGGAGCACTGAGAAGAGGAGCAAGGCACTGGATTGGAAGCAACAGTGCCCTGGACACACTGGGTGTGCTTGAGGACTGGAAAGCTCTATCCATAGTTGTTAGAAGCAAGGAACTAGAGGGGCTTTGCAAACGTCGGCTCCAAACCCCCTGCTTTTACCAAAGTAGGGAGAACCTCGGGGAGGCTAAGGAACTTGCCCGAGCCCACACAGCCAGGTGGGCACAGGATGCTCCTGGTCCAGGCGGGCCAGGCCATTCTCTGCAGCAGGGTGGTTGTTGAGACAGGCCTCACTGGCTCGGTCAACTGGGGAAGTCACGATGCTGTGATGCAATTggcctctacccccaccccccattcatTGTTTCCTGCTGCCGAGAAgtcagccctggggtggggggcggggaacagcgaagggaggagggaagtggTCTGGGTGGGGCCAGGCCTGCTGGGACTCCTGTGGCCGCCCCTGAGGAAGACAATGGTGGAGCTCCCTAGCTGCTGATAGGGTGCTGGCCCAGTTAGCAGGACAGACTCGCCTCCCTCCCCATTTCTGGCTGGGATTTAACTGCAGAGCTGTGAAAAGCTCCCTCTGCGAGGTGAAGAGCCCTAGAATCTTGCTCCCCCAGCCCGgtgcctgggggaggggctggtgtTGCTAAAATTAGGAGAAATTCAAAGAAGGACTCCCGTGGCTTcctgggaaagggagaagctgcTGTGAGGTCAGAACCGGCTTTGTGTGGGCCCTGCTCTCTGCTGCCTCTTCCCCATGGTCCTGTGAGAGACTTCTGGGTGACACCCCTGGCCCCATCCGGAGAGGGCCAGTCACAGCGCAGCACCCTAACCCCGCCTTGCAGCACCCTAACCCCGCCCTTGACCTTCCGGGCCGGGTCCCTGATcagaaagtggggggagggacactAGAGATTTTGGGGAGTTTCCCTGCCAGGGTAGTGGCAGAAAACATGTTGGGGTGTCTGCAAGTACCCCCAGGAGGAGGGCTGAGAGGACCCAACAGGCTGAGCATCCCACCAACATAGCATGGGGGAGATGCTAGAGACACACAAATCCCAAATCCCTGGTTTTTGTCCTCGGGGAGCCCAGGAGCACAGAGCTGGGTAGAGTGAGGAGCTGGGGCCTGCAGCTCTGGGAGCCCCCACCGCCCCGGGAACCCGACCCCAGGAATCCCATCCTCTTAGCCTGTAGTCTGCAGCGGGTGTGTTTTGGTCAGTGACTTGcgctccaggcctcagtttcctcacctgtgtcTGGGCGTTGTGGCAGGTGAGATCATGAAGACCCAGGCTCCAAGGCCTGCCGCCCGGTGCTGCCCGTGGAGCGAGCCCAGACGCTGAGAAGGTGCAGCTCCTCCTCCGGCCGTCGGCGGAGGAGGGAGACCCTGGGTCTGGCGGCCTTCCTGTGACCAACAACCTCGGAACATCTGAGGGCGGATTACTGAGGGAGCCAGCTGGTTCTTACCGGGCCGAGGCGCTAAGCGGTGGTGTCCTGGGCTGCTCTCTTGTCCTCACTTGAATCTGACACCCTGGCCTCTGGTTGCAATTAACCCTTTGCGGCAGACACTCCTCCGGGCATCCCTGCCCGGCATCCAGGAAgctttctttggttttgataAAAATCGTCAGGGTTTGTCCTTATATTTTGCTTGTGTTGGTTCAGGGTGAGAAGGGTCCAGTCAAGCTGACCGCCCAACTGGGAACTGGGCCGGCGGGGGCGCAGCTCAAAGCTGGGGCGGGGTGAGCCGGAACCTTCCCGACACCTGTGTTCTCTCCCAGCAGATGTGCACTCCGAGCAACACACCTGCCACACCGCCCAACTTCCCCGACGCACTGGCCATGTTCTCCAAGCTTCGTGCCTCCGACGGCTTGCAGAGCAGCAACAGCCCTATGACGGCCGTGGCCTGCTCCCCCCCGGCAAACTTTAGCTCCTTCTGGGCCTCGTCCCCACCCAGCCACCAGGCCGCCTGgatcccgccctcctcccccacgGCCCACAGtttccaccacctccaccacccgCAGCCCACGTGGCCCCCCGGGGCGCAGCAGGGGGGCTCGCAGCAGAAGGC
This window harbors:
- the UBALD2 gene encoding UBA-like domain-containing protein 2 isoform X1, with translation MSVNMDELRHQVMINQFVLAAGCAADQAKQLLQAAHWQFETALSTFFQETNIPNGHHHHQMQMCTPSNTPATPPNFPDALAMFSKLRASDGLQSSNSPMTAVACSPPANFSSFWASSPPSHQAAWIPPSSPTAHSFHHLHHPQPTWPPGAQQGGSQQKAVAAMDGQR
- the UBALD2 gene encoding UBA-like domain-containing protein 2 isoform X2, whose protein sequence is MSVNMDELRHQVMINQFVLAAGCAADQAKQLLQAAHWQFETALSTFFQETNIPNGHHHHQMMCTPSNTPATPPNFPDALAMFSKLRASDGLQSSNSPMTAVACSPPANFSSFWASSPPSHQAAWIPPSSPTAHSFHHLHHPQPTWPPGAQQGGSQQKAVAAMDGQR